TCCACTATGATTCCCCGTTTTCCTACATTATCCCTTCCTGGAATTCTTTTTTAAGGTTTCTTTCCATAAGGTCACGGATTGCAACGCGCGGGTCTTTGTTGTTAAAAAGGACTGTATATACTTCATGGCATATAGGCATCTCAACATTCTGTTTTTTGGCAAGCCCTTCAACGGATATTGCAGTCTCGACCCCTTCGGCGACCATCTTCATCCCTCCAAGTATCTCCTGAAGTTTCTTTCCTTCTGCTATCTTCAGTCCCACTTGACGGTTCCGGCTTAAATCACCTGTGCAGGTAAGGATAAGGTCTCCCATTCCCGCAAGTCCTGCGAAGGTGAGAAGTTTAGCTCCCATTGAGATTCCAAGCCTTGATATCTCGGCTATTCCCCTTGTTATGAGTGCAGCAACCGTATTGTGCCCGCAGCCAAGCCCTGTGACAATTCCCGCGGCAATGGCTATGATGTTCTTTATGGCGCCTCCAAGTTCAACGCCTATGACATCATCATTCACATAAGCCCTGAAGTACTGATTGCTGAATATGTTCTGGAAATATCTTGCCGCAGATTCATTCTTTGAAGCAAAGACCATGACTGTGGGAAGTTTCCTTGCGACTTCTGTGGCAAAGGTGGGCCCGCCGAGCGTCACAGTGTTGAGGTCATTCCTTCCGTGAAACACCTCTGAAAAAACCTGCGACATGGTGAGGTATGTATCCTTTTCTATCCCTTTCGAGGCGCTGACTATCATGCATCCGTCATTTATGTACTTTTCAGCTTCACTCATTATCTTTCTTGTATGCTGTGAAGGGACTACGGATATGATTGTTTTTGAGTTCCTGCAAGCCTCTTCAATTGACGCAGTAGGGATTACATTCTGAGAGATTTTGATTCCAGGCAGATATACGCTGTTTTCCCTCTGGAGTGCAATTTCTTCAGCAGTGTTCTTTTCGAAGCACCAGAGCTGAACCCTGTGCCCATTGTCTGAGAGCAGGTTTGCTATTGATGTGCCCCAGCTTCCCGCGCCAAGTACAGATAAAGTTTCCATTTTTCAATCCAATAAAGATGGTATTTTAACGTTGTATCAATAATAACATACTGCGAAGGTTGAATTTTTCAGAAAGCTGTATAAAATGCAAGGGAAAATTGAGTATAGGCTAAGAAGGGACTATGAAATAT
The DNA window shown above is from Candidatus Schekmanbacteria bacterium and carries:
- a CDS encoding NAD(P)-dependent glycerol-3-phosphate dehydrogenase, encoding METLSVLGAGSWGTSIANLLSDNGHRVQLWCFEKNTAEEIALQRENSVYLPGIKISQNVIPTASIEEACRNSKTIISVVPSQHTRKIMSEAEKYINDGCMIVSASKGIEKDTYLTMSQVFSEVFHGRNDLNTVTLGGPTFATEVARKLPTVMVFASKNESAARYFQNIFSNQYFRAYVNDDVIGVELGGAIKNIIAIAAGIVTGLGCGHNTVAALITRGIAEISRLGISMGAKLLTFAGLAGMGDLILTCTGDLSRNRQVGLKIAEGKKLQEILGGMKMVAEGVETAISVEGLAKKQNVEMPICHEVYTVLFNNKDPRVAIRDLMERNLKKEFQEGIM